One genomic region from Lepisosteus oculatus isolate fLepOcu1 chromosome 20, fLepOcu1.hap2, whole genome shotgun sequence encodes:
- the ist1 gene encoding IST1 homolog, producing the protein MLGGGFKAERLRVNLRLVINRLKLLEKKKTELAQKARKEIADYLSSGKDERARIRVEHIIREDYLVEAMEILELYCDLLLARFGLIQSMKELDPGLQEAVSTLIWAAPRLQSEVTELKMVSDQLCAKYSKEYGKLCRTNQIGTVNDRLMHKLSVEAPPKILVERYLIEIAKNYNVPYEPDAIVRPEVCPGEEADLIEMGNDNKKPGGGGGGGGGGFMAPAGTVPMPMPMPMPMPSPHVPFNYPPPKGPETFSGPPVGTYDAFNNFQPPGRGGQPPQLPSCPPTYESIEELGFKAISDPAPQVTGPSNKMYDNSGLPELPSVPDTLPASSIGGNAAPSDDIDFDDLSRRFEELKKKT; encoded by the exons ATGCTTGGCGGTGGATTTAAAGCAGAGAGGCTTCGTGTCAATCTCCGACTGGTCATCAACCGCCTGAAGCTCTTGGAGAAGAAGAAAA CGGAGCTCGCTCAGAAGGCCCGGAAGGAGATCGCTGATTACCTGTCATCGGGGAAGGACGAACGAGCGAGGATCCGAGTGGAGCACATCATCCGGGAGGACTACCTTGTGGAGGCCATGGAGATCCTGGAGCTGTACTGTGACCTGCTGCTGGCCCGCTTCGGCCTCATCCAGTCCATGAA GGAGCTGGATCCGGGCCTGCAGGAGGCAGTGTCCACACTCATCTGGGCAGCCCCCCGTCTGCAGTCAGAAGTGACCGAGCTCAAGATG GTCTCAGATCAGCTATGTGCCAAATACAGTAAGGAATATGGCAAGCTGTGCAGGACGAACCAAATTGGAACGGTCAATGACAGG CTGATGCACAAACTTAGTGTGGAGGCCCCCCCTAAGATCTTGGTCGAACGCTACCTCATCGAAATCGCCAAGAATTACAATGTGCCGTATGAGCCCGATGCCATTGTGCGG CCAGAGGTCTGCCCGGGAGAGGAAGCCGACCTTATCGAAATGGGCAACGATAACAAGAAGCCCGGGGGTGgaggtggcggcggcggcggcggcttcATGGCTCCTGCCGGGACAGTGCCCATGCCCATGCCAATGCCCATGCCCATGCCTTCACCTCATGTTCCCTTCAACTACCCTCCGCCCAAAGGACCA GAGACTTTCAGTGGCCCTCCAGTTGGCACCTACGATGCCTTTAACAACTTCCAGCCCCCCGGGAGAGGTGGGCAGCCTCCACAGTTGCCTAGCTGCCCCCCAACCTATGAGTCT ATCGAGGAACTTGGTTTTAAAGCAATATCTGATCCTGCTCCACAGGTTACTG GGCCCTCCAATAAGATGTACGACAACTCAGGCCTCCCAGAACTCCCCTCTGTACCTGACACACTTCCTGCCTCATCTATTGGTGGAAATGCAGCCCCCTCTGACGACATCGACTTTGATGACCTGTCGCGCCGCTTTGAGGAGCTCAAGAAGAAAACCTAA